The following coding sequences are from one Pirellulales bacterium window:
- a CDS encoding N(4)-(beta-N-acetylglucosaminyl)-L-asparaginase, with protein MDAPLAFTSRRGFLTGAASMGVVAAAADSAPASQPAKRKPIKPGEYPVKAISSENGLAATRKAFELMQAGADTLDAAIAGVAIVEDDPNDTSVGYGGLPNEEGVVELDAAVMHGPTHQAGAVAALRGIRHPAQVARRVMIESDHVLLVGEGALRFARAHGFVEENLLTDKARKIWLYWKANLSDQDDWLPPPASEVDPEVQKYFARPTGTIHLAAINRAGEISCTTSTSGLAFKLPGRVGDSPIVGAGLYVDNAIGSCGSTGRGEANLQNLSSFAAVELMRGGAGPREAGLEVLRRVVSHTPQRLLDQDGRPTFDLKLYLLAKDGAHAGVSLYGGEKFSVTDQQGARHEDCVALFENQRPR; from the coding sequence ATGGACGCGCCACTGGCATTCACATCAAGACGCGGATTTCTTACCGGCGCCGCCAGTATGGGCGTGGTCGCTGCTGCCGCCGATAGCGCCCCGGCCTCGCAGCCAGCCAAACGGAAACCGATCAAGCCGGGCGAATACCCGGTTAAGGCGATCTCTTCAGAAAATGGGCTGGCCGCCACCCGCAAGGCGTTCGAGCTAATGCAAGCGGGCGCCGACACGCTCGACGCGGCTATTGCCGGCGTGGCGATCGTGGAGGACGATCCCAACGACACCTCGGTCGGTTATGGCGGCTTGCCAAACGAGGAGGGCGTGGTCGAACTCGACGCCGCCGTGATGCATGGTCCCACGCACCAGGCCGGCGCGGTGGCGGCGCTACGCGGCATACGCCATCCGGCGCAGGTCGCCCGGCGCGTGATGATCGAAAGCGACCATGTGTTGCTGGTTGGCGAGGGCGCGCTGCGCTTCGCCAGGGCGCATGGATTTGTCGAAGAGAATTTGCTGACCGATAAGGCCCGCAAGATCTGGCTCTATTGGAAAGCGAACCTATCGGATCAGGACGACTGGTTGCCGCCGCCGGCGAGCGAGGTCGATCCCGAAGTGCAAAAGTACTTCGCGCGACCGACCGGCACCATCCATCTGGCGGCGATCAACCGCGCAGGCGAAATCTCCTGCACCACGTCGACCAGTGGCCTGGCGTTCAAGCTGCCCGGCCGAGTGGGAGACTCGCCGATCGTTGGCGCGGGCCTTTATGTGGACAACGCGATTGGTTCGTGCGGCAGCACGGGACGCGGCGAGGCGAACCTGCAGAACCTGTCGAGCTTTGCCGCAGTCGAACTGATGCGCGGCGGCGCCGGGCCGCGCGAGGCGGGGCTCGAGGTTTTGCGCCGGGTGGTCAGCCACACTCCCCAGCGCTTGCTCGATCAGGACGGCCGACCCACGTTTGACCTCAAGCTCTACTTGCTCGCCAAGGATGGCGCGCATGCGGGCGTGTCGCTGTACGGCGGCGAGAAGTTCTCCGTCACCGATCAGCAAGGCGCGCGGCATGAAGATTGTGTCGCGCTTTTTGAGAATCAGCGGCCAAGATAG
- a CDS encoding universal stress protein → MSERKILFPTDFSTLSDAALEYAASLARERKARLLIVHVEEPAMAYGGGEMYYGVMYPDSQALKHMLDVVKPVDLDVPFEHWLVTGDPADEIVRLAEQEECELIVMATHGRTGIKHLLMGSVAEAVVRRAKCPVLTFKPSAAEASAKKK, encoded by the coding sequence ATGAGCGAGCGAAAGATACTGTTCCCAACCGATTTTTCGACCTTGAGCGACGCGGCGCTCGAATACGCGGCCAGCTTGGCGCGCGAGCGCAAGGCCCGACTGCTGATTGTGCATGTCGAAGAGCCGGCCATGGCCTATGGCGGCGGCGAGATGTATTACGGAGTCATGTACCCCGACAGCCAAGCGCTCAAACACATGCTCGACGTGGTCAAGCCGGTCGATCTCGACGTGCCATTTGAGCATTGGCTGGTGACTGGCGACCCTGCCGACGAGATCGTGCGCTTGGCCGAACAGGAAGAGTGCGAATTGATTGTCATGGCCACGCACGGCCGCACAGGAATCAAGCACTTGCTGATGGGCAGCGTTGCCGAGGCGGTGGTGCGCCGCGCCAAATGCCCGGTGCTGACCTTCAAACCCAGCGCCGCCGAGGCGTCGGCCAAGAAGAAGTAA
- a CDS encoding universal stress protein — protein MRALIGVDGSAGAVEAVRQTAALLSADGDSITLYFSPPEIRLPRHSVHVTDLADRARQALARSVFDEARALLPERLRSRVQTVVGGGDPRDELPRLAEELGAELMAVGARGVGPIRALLIGSVSQSLARHAPQALLVARRKPGKASGGGHRVLMPVDNLPAAQRVVEILHRLHWPADCSARLMHVVESLLGGELPNWLVEGTERARDEELARAYLAEIEQRKRDKFRELSEFRPQLPKPFAAEPPIVLEGYPAEQILATAAADNADLLIMASKESGGLARWVLGSTAERVLTHAPCSVLLVRLPEHG, from the coding sequence ATGAGAGCCCTGATTGGCGTGGATGGTTCCGCCGGCGCCGTCGAGGCGGTGCGTCAAACGGCTGCGCTATTGTCGGCCGATGGCGATTCCATCACCCTCTATTTTTCGCCTCCAGAGATTCGCTTGCCGCGACACTCCGTTCACGTGACCGACTTGGCGGACCGCGCCCGCCAGGCGCTGGCTCGCTCAGTGTTCGACGAAGCGCGAGCGCTGCTGCCGGAGCGGCTACGGTCTCGTGTCCAGACCGTAGTGGGGGGCGGAGACCCGCGCGACGAGTTGCCGCGACTAGCAGAGGAACTCGGAGCCGAGTTGATGGCCGTCGGCGCGCGCGGCGTTGGGCCGATCCGCGCCTTGCTCATCGGCAGCGTCTCGCAATCGTTGGCGCGCCACGCACCGCAGGCGCTGCTGGTCGCTCGTCGCAAGCCAGGCAAGGCCAGCGGGGGCGGCCACCGTGTTTTGATGCCCGTCGACAACCTCCCGGCCGCGCAGCGCGTGGTTGAGATATTGCATCGGCTGCATTGGCCGGCCGATTGTTCCGCCCGACTGATGCATGTGGTGGAGTCGCTCTTGGGCGGTGAACTGCCCAACTGGCTGGTCGAGGGGACAGAGCGCGCTCGCGACGAAGAATTGGCCCGCGCCTATCTCGCGGAGATCGAGCAGCGCAAGCGGGACAAGTTTCGCGAGTTGTCGGAGTTCCGCCCGCAACTGCCCAAGCCGTTTGCGGCCGAGCCGCCGATCGTGCTCGAGGGATATCCCGCCGAACAAATCCTAGCCACTGCCGCCGCGGACAACGCCGATCTGCTGATCATGGCCTCGAAGGAAAGTGGCGGCCTGGCTCGCTGGGTGCTTGGCAGCACCGCCGAGCGCGTGCTGACGCATGCCCCGTGCTCGGTGCTGTTGGTGCGTCTGCCTGAACATGGCTAA
- a CDS encoding class I SAM-dependent methyltransferase has protein sequence MVSSVPEWRLPRGVSRGMWDYARTDHIANDYDEYFAYNQLFAFDESVLLDEFRHPGAIVDLGCGTGRLLVAFARRGFRGVAVDLSHPMLQIVGKKADSESLPIDRVQANLVDLDCLADASCDYCVIMFNTLGMIRGLDNRLRVLRHARRILRPGGRFALHVHNRWQNLFDPQGRWWLLGSLLGRGRSRGLEPGDKVFEYRGIPNVQLHLFSLGEMRRLLRRSGFRIARVIPLDAERQRPLARPWALGRIRANGWIVIAD, from the coding sequence TTGGTTTCCAGCGTTCCAGAGTGGCGCCTGCCGCGCGGCGTTAGCCGCGGCATGTGGGACTATGCTCGCACCGATCATATCGCCAACGACTACGACGAATACTTCGCCTACAACCAGCTTTTCGCATTCGACGAGTCGGTGTTGCTCGACGAATTTCGCCACCCCGGCGCCATCGTCGATTTGGGCTGCGGCACTGGTCGTTTGCTGGTCGCGTTTGCGCGGCGCGGCTTTCGCGGTGTGGCCGTAGACCTGTCGCATCCCATGCTGCAAATCGTTGGCAAAAAGGCGGATTCGGAAAGCCTGCCCATTGATCGCGTGCAGGCCAACCTGGTCGACCTCGACTGCCTGGCCGACGCATCGTGCGATTACTGCGTGATCATGTTCAACACGCTTGGCATGATTCGCGGATTGGACAATCGCCTGCGCGTGTTGCGGCACGCCCGACGAATCCTGCGGCCCGGCGGGCGCTTCGCGCTGCATGTGCATAACCGTTGGCAGAACCTGTTCGACCCCCAAGGGCGCTGGTGGCTGCTGGGGTCGCTGCTGGGTCGCGGACGAAGCCGCGGCCTGGAGCCAGGCGACAAAGTATTCGAATATCGCGGCATTCCCAATGTGCAACTGCACCTGTTCTCGCTGGGCGAAATGCGCCGCTTGCTGCGACGTTCCGGATTTCGCATTGCCCGCGTCATTCCGCTCGACGCCGAGCGCCAGCGTCCGCTGGCGCGGCCTTGGGCGCTGGGCCGTATCCGCGCCAATGGTTGGATCGTCATCGCCGATTGA